Part of the Sulfobacillus acidophilus DSM 10332 genome, ACCAAATCTCCATCGTTCCGAGCGAATTGTGTATCGACCTCCGACGGACTAAGGCCCGTTTCGGCCATTCCCCCGTCGGCCTCCCCTATTCAAGATTCGGGGTTCGGCGCCGGTAACGCCCGCCGATATTCTCTCCCGAAACTTCTACTATAGGAGGCAGGTCAGATTGGCCGACGGGCCCCGAAAAAATGAGACGAAAGCATCCGGATCCCCGGCCCTTTAGCCCAAAACGCCCAGAACCTCATCTCGTGTAGGGTACCCTTCCCAATCGCCGGGATGCCGGACCGCATACGCACCGACGACATGGCCCCAGGCTAAGGCGGTCGCCCAATCACCCGTTTGCCGATAGCCCGCAATGACGCCGGCGGCCAGGCCATCCCCCGCACCGACGACATCCACGACGCTTGGCACGCGTAATGCCGGTTGCATCGCCACCGGCTCGCCGGCCTCTACCACACGGGCCTCATGGCCGTCTTTCAAGACTAAAATCTGCTCCGGGCTAATAATCCCGTCGGCCAACAGGGCCTTCGGATTGCGGGTTCCCGTCAGCGCTTCCCACTCGGCGGGCGACCCAAAGATAACCCGGCAAACCGGTATCATCATCCGAAGCGCTTGTTGCCAGGCGGTCGGGGAACCCAATTTGGGACGGTAGTTAATGTCCAGGGAAACCGTGGTCGATGGTGACAGGTCACGTAGCCAAGAAACCAGACGCCCGCGAAGCCCCTCATCCAGCATCGCCGTAATACCGGTCGTATGCACCCATCCCACCTGAGTCACCTGGTCCAGTGCGGGCGGTATCCAGTATGTGGCAGCACTCGCCCGGCGATGATAATAGACGCGGGGTTCGTCCCCTAGGCCGTAAAATTCCTTGAAGTATAGCCCGCTCGGATGGTCATCGGTGCTCGCCAGCCAGTGGGTGTCGACCCCTTCTTGTCGCAAGATTTGACGGGCCACCCGCCCCACCGCGTTGGAGCCCACCAACCCTGTAAACCCCACCCGTTCCCCTAACCGCGCCAGGGCCACCGCCGCGTTAAATTCGGCGCCGGCCACGCTAAACGTCATCGGGCTATGGGCAAAAATCATCCCGCGTTCTCGCGGGGCTAATACCCCTAATATTTCTCCGGTCACCAGGACCATTTCCCGATTCAGCCTGGGTCACCTCTCCTCCGTCGCCTACCTCGTTCGCCGAATAATATCGGCCCACTCCCAAGATTTTTCGCCCCACTCGACCGAGCATATCGGCGTTTTAGCGGTTCGCGTCAACCAGCGCCACCCGCCGTCGTCGTCTAAAAGGGCGGTATCTTCCACCTTGATCCCGGGCAGGGTAGGATTCCACGCCACCAGGTAGCCGCCGGCCAGCTCTTCCGGTGAATCCGGCCGCATGCGGATTTCCCGTGATCGATAACCCGCAACCCCACCTTGATGATGATGTTGCCATTGATCCGGATAGCCTTCCCGGGCATATTGCGTGAC contains:
- a CDS encoding 2-dehydro-3-deoxygluconokinase (PFAM: pfkB family carbohydrate kinase~COGs: COG0524 Sugar kinase ribokinase family~InterPro IPR011611~KEGG: aac:Aaci_2291 PfkB domain protein~PFAM: Carbohydrate/purine kinase~PRIAM: 2-dehydro-3-deoxygluconokinase~SPTR: PfkB domain protein), with translation MVLVTGEILGVLAPRERGMIFAHSPMTFSVAGAEFNAAVALARLGERVGFTGLVGSNAVGRVARQILRQEGVDTHWLASTDDHPSGLYFKEFYGLGDEPRVYYHRRASAATYWIPPALDQVTQVGWVHTTGITAMLDEGLRGRLVSWLRDLSPSTTVSLDINYRPKLGSPTAWQQALRMMIPVCRVIFGSPAEWEALTGTRNPKALLADGIISPEQILVLKDGHEARVVEAGEPVAMQPALRVPSVVDVVGAGDGLAAGVIAGYRQTGDWATALAWGHVVGAYAVRHPGDWEGYPTRDEVLGVLG